AAGCGCCAATGTCTCTGCTACCTCATGACCCACCAGTCCTGCGTTAGCGAGTATTTCTCGTTCGTTAAGTTTTAGAAACGCATCCAACTTTGCTACCCAGTCCTTCATACGCATCATAATTCCGCGCTTTGCTTGCATTTCTGCAAAATCCAAATACATTGTTACAATTCTGTTCAATTGATCAAGCTCTTTTTCATTGAGATAATTTTTGGCAATTACCACATCCGTCTCTCTTATTCTTCCTTTGGGTGCATACTTCCATGTTGCCAACCCCATATTCGGTTTACCGCTACCCACTCTCTCGCTGATTATCTCTGCGGCAGTTTTTCCTGTAATAGCAAAGTGCAACTTGTTTTGGACAGTCGCAAAAAATTGCTTGGTAATTTTCTCGTTTGGATCATAATCCGCGCTACACTGGGCATAAATATCGGTAATTTTTTGATACATTCTCCTTTCGCTTGATCGAATATCGCGAATTCTGGCCAGCTGTTCTTCAAAATAATCCTTACCAAAAATATTATAAGGATCTTTTAGCTTTTCATCATTCATCGTAAAACCCTTAATGATATATTCTTTTAACCTTTCCGTCGCCCATATGCGAAAGCGGGTTGCTTGCGTGGAGTTTACTCGATAACCAACAGAAATAATTGCGTCAAGATTGTAAAAAGTTGTGAGGTATGTCTTGCCGTCTGTGGCAGTATGTGCAAATTTTGCACATACTGAATTTTCTTGCAACTCTCCTGAATCAAAGATGTTTTTAAGGTGTTTGGTTATTACACTTCTTTCCACACCAAAAAGCTCGGAAATCTTGACTTGAGTAAGCCATAAATTTTCATTTCTCAAAAAAATCTCCACCCTCACTTTGCCGTTTGGGGTGGTGTACAGCAAAAACTCTGTAAAACTGTTATTTGGAACGATTTTATTTTTTCTTTTCATTATATTCATTTTACCCTATTTACTTCTGTAATTGTATGGGATCGCCGAGGATATTTTAACAGGGGGCAAATATCCGGAATTTCTTGTAAATGTTGTGAGACTTGTTGTATAAACCAAATTCAGTCATTTGCGAGAACGAGCGTATTTCGTCCAAACCTTTTTTTCTTTAACAGTTTTTTAACTTCACGGTCAAAGTCGGATATGTAATTTCTGTCCTGTATCTTCTTAT
This Patescibacteria group bacterium DNA region includes the following protein-coding sequences:
- a CDS encoding virulence RhuM family protein; its protein translation is MKRKNKIVPNNSFTEFLLYTTPNGKVRVEIFLRNENLWLTQVKISELFGVERSVITKHLKNIFDSGELQENSVCAKFAHTATDGKTYLTTFYNLDAIISVGYRVNSTQATRFRIWATERLKEYIIKGFTMNDEKLKDPYNIFGKDYFEEQLARIRDIRSSERRMYQKITDIYAQCSADYDPNEKITKQFFATVQNKLHFAITGKTAAEIISERVGSGKPNMGLATWKYAPKGRIRETDVVIAKNYLNEKELDQLNRIVTMYLDFAEMQAKRGIMMRMKDWVAKLDAFLKLNEREILANAGLVGHEVAETLALGEYEKYRGERDRNYISDFDREVKKLLKKRKFGQNTQP